One stretch of Pedobacter riviphilus DNA includes these proteins:
- the glgB gene encoding 1,4-alpha-glucan branching protein GlgB: protein MPAAKKVPVKKVSQPKTDQQKSVWIHSLFTDYDIDLFLVGKHFRLYEKMGSHLITVDGTAGTYFSVWAPNAIRVSVVGNFNDWNNSSHPLNVRWDKSGIWEGFIPGIAKGEVYKYFVKGFDESEHLKGDPYARRWEHPPQTACIVWDTDYTWKDKAWLKKRAKINALDQPISVYEIHLGSWERDPDNPERVLTCREVAGRLVPYVKEMGFTHVELMPVMEFPYFPSWGYQITGYFGASSRYGSPQDLMYLINELHKADIAVILDWVPSHFPGDRHGLYEFDGTHLYEHADMRKGFHPDWKSYIFNYDRNEVRSFLISNALFWLDQYHADGLRVDAVASMLYFNFSREGKDAATNEYGGSENLGAIQFLQDLNVAVYGNFEGVQTIAEESSTYPGVTHPVHAGGLGFGMKWMMGWMNDTLKYFKVDTLGRKHHHNQLSFSMTYAFTENFMLPFSHDEVVHGKSPMLYKMPGDDWQKFANLRALYGYMFTHPGAKLLFMGNEFGQTNEWNFTQSLDWHLLQYPPHKGMQETVKALNFLYRKEPALFHFNFSYEGFQWIDADNANESVFVYMRKGPKAKDTLVIAINLTPVVRENYRIGVPFKTKWTEIFNTDDIVYYGGGINNRGNIVPDLENYNGQEYSIIVDLPPLAVVIFKSK, encoded by the coding sequence ATGCCAGCAGCAAAAAAAGTTCCAGTAAAAAAAGTATCCCAACCAAAAACTGACCAGCAGAAATCCGTTTGGATCCACAGTTTATTTACCGATTACGATATCGATCTTTTTCTTGTCGGAAAGCATTTTAGGCTTTACGAGAAAATGGGCTCACACTTAATTACGGTTGATGGAACCGCCGGAACTTATTTTTCGGTTTGGGCCCCAAATGCCATTCGTGTTAGTGTAGTGGGTAATTTTAACGATTGGAACAATAGTTCGCACCCGCTGAACGTACGCTGGGATAAATCGGGTATTTGGGAAGGTTTTATCCCCGGTATCGCGAAAGGCGAAGTTTATAAATATTTTGTTAAGGGTTTTGATGAATCTGAGCATCTAAAGGGCGATCCTTACGCCAGAAGATGGGAACATCCGCCACAAACTGCTTGTATTGTTTGGGATACCGATTATACCTGGAAAGATAAAGCCTGGCTTAAAAAAAGAGCAAAAATAAATGCTTTGGATCAACCCATCTCAGTATATGAAATACATCTGGGTTCCTGGGAGCGCGATCCGGATAATCCAGAACGTGTTTTAACCTGTAGGGAAGTAGCCGGCAGGTTAGTGCCATATGTAAAGGAAATGGGTTTTACGCATGTAGAGCTGATGCCTGTAATGGAGTTTCCGTATTTCCCGAGCTGGGGTTATCAGATTACAGGTTATTTTGGGGCCAGTTCGCGCTATGGTTCTCCACAGGATTTGATGTACCTGATTAATGAGCTCCATAAAGCAGATATCGCTGTAATATTGGATTGGGTTCCTTCTCATTTTCCTGGTGATAGGCATGGTTTATATGAGTTTGATGGAACGCATCTGTACGAACATGCCGATATGCGTAAAGGCTTTCACCCCGACTGGAAATCATATATATTTAATTATGATAGAAATGAGGTGCGTTCTTTCCTTATCAGCAATGCTTTATTCTGGTTGGATCAATATCATGCCGACGGATTGAGGGTAGATGCCGTGGCATCGATGTTATATTTCAATTTCTCCAGAGAAGGTAAAGATGCTGCAACAAACGAATATGGCGGGAGTGAAAACCTTGGGGCCATACAGTTTTTACAGGACCTTAATGTAGCTGTTTATGGAAATTTTGAAGGCGTACAAACCATTGCAGAAGAAAGCAGCACTTATCCTGGGGTAACTCACCCAGTTCATGCTGGAGGCTTAGGGTTTGGGATGAAATGGATGATGGGCTGGATGAACGATACTTTAAAGTATTTTAAGGTAGATACATTGGGTAGAAAGCATCACCATAACCAATTGAGTTTTAGCATGACTTATGCTTTTACCGAAAATTTTATGCTTCCTTTTTCGCATGATGAGGTAGTGCATGGTAAATCGCCAATGTTGTATAAGATGCCGGGCGATGACTGGCAGAAATTTGCTAACCTAAGGGCTTTGTACGGTTATATGTTTACCCACCCGGGAGCAAAACTGCTTTTTATGGGGAATGAGTTTGGCCAAACCAACGAGTGGAACTTTACCCAATCGCTGGATTGGCACTTATTACAATACCCCCCGCACAAAGGCATGCAAGAAACAGTTAAAGCCTTAAATTTCCTGTACCGCAAAGAACCAGCGTTGTTTCATTTCAATTTCAGCTATGAAGGTTTTCAATGGATTGATGCAGATAATGCTAACGAATCTGTATTTGTGTATATGCGCAAGGGACCAAAGGCAAAAGATACTTTGGTTATTGCGATAAACTTAACACCTGTGGTTAGGGAGAATTATAGAATAGGAGTACCTTTTAAAACCAAATGGACAGAAATTTTTAATACCGATGATATTGTTTATTATGGAGGCGGTATTAATAACAGAGGGAATATTGTTCCTGACCTGGAAAATTATAACGGACAGGAATATTCAATAATTGTTGATTTGCCACCTTTGGCTGTGGTGATTTTTAAGAGCAAGTAA
- a CDS encoding ATP-binding protein, translated as MLNKIEKSGESELIAVYGRRRVGKTYLIRNGFTKEIAFEFSGIHHGTLNQQLENFSLALTKVTSSFPLAKPESWIAAFEMLVQYLIPLIKRERTVIFIDEFPWIVPDYDYNLRSCK; from the coding sequence TTGCTAAACAAGATAGAGAAATCTGGTGAAAGTGAACTGATTGCTGTATATGGACGTAGACGGGTGGGAAAGACTTACTTAATCAGAAACGGATTTACTAAAGAAATTGCATTTGAATTTTCTGGTATCCATCATGGAACATTAAACCAGCAGTTAGAAAATTTTAGTCTGGCACTTACAAAAGTAACAAGCAGTTTCCCTTTAGCCAAACCAGAAAGTTGGATAGCTGCCTTTGAAATGCTGGTTCAATATCTCATCCCCTTGATAAAAAGGGAAAGAACAGTTATTTTTATTGACGAATTTCCCTGGATTGTTCCTGACTATGATTACAACTTACGGAGTTGCAAATAG
- a CDS encoding glycoside hydrolase family 31 protein, giving the protein MEAQNDKPNETSDLVEKEQEIQHLNNPVDISVKPIVKQYLGAVKKVKKEGNRFYFSDGDARVEVRVVSDDIIRVRLAPHGVFLDDFSYAVPEVDQKVSVFKMQEHDDHFTISTHAVTCKIEKANFHISFSDNITNVVMVDEANSMHWEENVDFGGYYIYATKKCHPEENFFGLGDKSGNFNLRGRRFENWNTDAYSFGWNQDPLYRTIPFYIGLHNQAAYGIFFDNTFKSYFDFGSEDVNKTSFWADGGELQYYYIHGPHIMDVVKRYASLTGTHPMPPKWTLGYQQCRWSYYPETKVKEIAKQFRERKIPCDAIYLDIDYMDGYRCFTWNKKYFPDPRRMIKELSDDGFKTVVMIDPGIKVDDDYWVFKEGKEKRFFCRRSDDYYMEGHVWPGRCQFPDFTNPKVRSWWGNLYKELVDMGVAGFWNDMNEPAVFGSGTFPNDVRHNYDGYRGSHRKAHNVYGMQMVRSTYEGLKKLMRNKRPFTITRAGYSGMQRYASVWTGDNIATWEHLKIGNIQCQRLSVSGVPFCGTDIGGFSGEPDGELFTRWIQLGTFSPFMRAHSAGDTAEREPWSFGQFFEDINRKFIELRYRLMPYLYSVFWEHHRYGFPILRPLVMLEQENISNSFRQDEFCYGDKLLICPVLEQGAISRKVYLPKGTWYNFWTNEILNGGNEYTVDAKIDSMPMFVRAGSVLPEYPVMQYVDEKSITEVILNIYHSDYEVNSYMYEDHGDTFAYEQDIYLEKKFTVKGDNQAIKVNQRNEGLYTPNYEFYVCNVIGVKFQVKKIIIDNKEVKDFYTDDQNILHFKCNKNFLEIQILSL; this is encoded by the coding sequence ATGGAAGCGCAAAACGACAAACCTAACGAGACAAGTGATCTGGTCGAAAAAGAGCAAGAAATACAGCATTTAAACAATCCAGTTGATATATCGGTAAAGCCAATTGTTAAACAATACCTTGGTGCAGTTAAAAAAGTAAAAAAGGAGGGCAACCGTTTTTATTTTTCTGATGGCGATGCAAGAGTAGAAGTTCGGGTGGTAAGCGATGATATTATTCGCGTTCGCCTGGCTCCTCATGGTGTTTTCTTGGATGATTTTTCTTATGCAGTACCTGAGGTAGATCAAAAAGTTTCTGTTTTTAAAATGCAGGAACACGACGATCATTTCACGATCTCTACCCATGCAGTAACCTGTAAAATAGAAAAAGCAAACTTCCATATTTCTTTTTCTGATAATATCACTAATGTAGTAATGGTTGATGAAGCCAATTCTATGCACTGGGAAGAAAATGTAGATTTTGGTGGTTATTATATCTACGCAACCAAAAAATGCCACCCAGAAGAAAATTTCTTCGGTTTGGGCGATAAATCTGGCAATTTTAACCTGCGAGGCAGGCGGTTCGAAAACTGGAACACCGATGCCTACTCTTTCGGTTGGAACCAGGACCCACTTTACCGTACTATACCTTTTTATATCGGTTTGCACAATCAGGCTGCTTACGGTATTTTTTTCGATAATACCTTTAAATCGTATTTCGATTTCGGTTCTGAAGATGTAAATAAAACCAGTTTCTGGGCCGATGGGGGAGAACTGCAATACTATTATATCCATGGGCCACACATTATGGATGTGGTTAAACGTTACGCATCTTTAACCGGAACGCACCCAATGCCTCCAAAATGGACTTTGGGCTATCAACAATGCCGCTGGAGTTATTATCCTGAAACAAAAGTTAAAGAAATAGCCAAGCAGTTCAGAGAGCGTAAAATCCCTTGCGATGCCATTTATCTGGACATCGATTACATGGATGGCTACCGCTGTTTTACCTGGAATAAAAAGTACTTTCCTGACCCGCGGAGAATGATTAAAGAACTTTCTGATGATGGCTTTAAAACCGTGGTCATGATTGATCCGGGAATTAAGGTAGATGACGATTACTGGGTTTTTAAAGAAGGTAAAGAGAAAAGATTTTTCTGTCGCCGTAGCGACGATTATTATATGGAAGGACATGTTTGGCCAGGCCGTTGTCAGTTTCCCGATTTTACCAATCCAAAAGTACGGAGCTGGTGGGGTAATTTATACAAAGAATTGGTTGATATGGGGGTTGCAGGTTTCTGGAACGATATGAACGAACCAGCCGTGTTCGGTTCGGGCACTTTCCCTAACGATGTTCGTCATAATTATGATGGTTACCGTGGCTCACACCGTAAGGCGCATAATGTTTATGGCATGCAGATGGTGCGTTCTACATACGAAGGACTGAAAAAACTAATGCGAAATAAACGTCCATTTACCATTACAAGAGCTGGTTATTCGGGCATGCAGCGTTATGCAAGTGTTTGGACCGGTGATAACATTGCAACCTGGGAGCATTTAAAGATTGGAAATATCCAATGCCAGCGTTTATCGGTTTCTGGTGTGCCTTTCTGTGGAACAGATATCGGCGGGTTTAGCGGTGAGCCGGACGGCGAATTGTTTACCCGTTGGATCCAGCTAGGTACATTTTCTCCTTTTATGCGAGCACACTCTGCCGGCGATACAGCTGAACGAGAACCTTGGAGCTTTGGCCAATTTTTTGAAGATATTAACCGTAAGTTTATCGAATTAAGGTATCGCTTAATGCCATATCTGTATTCGGTTTTCTGGGAGCATCATCGTTATGGTTTCCCTATTTTAAGGCCACTGGTGATGCTTGAGCAAGAAAATATCAGCAATAGTTTTCGTCAGGATGAATTTTGCTACGGTGATAAACTATTGATCTGCCCAGTTTTGGAACAGGGTGCAATCTCTAGAAAAGTTTATCTTCCGAAAGGGACCTGGTATAATTTCTGGACCAACGAAATTCTCAACGGCGGTAACGAATACACAGTTGATGCCAAGATAGACAGTATGCCGATGTTTGTAAGGGCAGGTAGTGTTTTGCCAGAATACCCGGTAATGCAGTATGTTGATGAAAAATCGATTACTGAAGTGATATTGAATATCTATCATAGCGATTACGAGGTAAATTCATACATGTACGAAGATCATGGCGATACATTTGCCTACGAACAGGATATTTATCTGGAAAAGAAATTTACTGTAAAAGGCGATAACCAGGCCATTAAAGTGAATCAGCGCAACGAAGGATTGTACACGCCTAATTACGAATTTTATGTTTGTAATGTTATCGGCGTAAAATTCCAAGTGAAAAAGATCATTATCGATAATAAAGAGGTGAAAGATTTTTATACCGACGATCAGAATATCCTGCATTTTAAATGCAATAAGAACTTTTTAGAAATACAGATCTTAAGTCTGTAA
- a CDS encoding Ig-like domain-containing protein produces MPTYLRAQVVAQCENTKRTYADFQGSIQYGFKVLGGSLIMGTISDAGNAVNGQVKDASTLGVGLGLAGLASSTQFLQFSVAGGSPRSIPANTPVTIKISLPTEVLSVLSGVEIGTFTGLHTVAADWPLLGLLGPGHDAGYEATTVPIYNSTNIAGVISGSGEVEITLTPNQIYNGIYVKLAGNLLSVALSTKLFHAYIMETTTDKIDCDEVIDVLSGVQPTVIGGVLNATGKVTDPFNSIDSDKNSYALMDVGISVLNKIYLTAIFNKPSQPKDSVSIIIGKPGGGLLNLSLLTGFIIQPYLNGVKAGDAFDNTGTFLNLQLFPGSTDKYVLTFPITEVYDRLEITTGGLAGVLGSLQIYDIKRKLAKPRTLIDPVAEDARAICQGETTTFSVNNPQACTEYKWYDAETGGNLLYTGENYTPPSSLLAGDYSYYVQGSRTYCVTGVSERLRVKLKVHPLPPLDVSGTTICSGATAALSVNNSDIAQYTYNWYTTANGITPVNTGATYTTPTLNANTTYYVEAINILTGCKNAGGRKAVLVNVKPLAVVNPIIGVNTICAGTTTTLTNDNPLGVWSSSDAAIATIDATGKVTAVAAGNTVISYTVADDATYCGKKVDFPLTVNQQPNLTLGPDAGICEGLTTTRITYTNPVFNPITYSISWAGNLLPAVLNQALPANEITITIPSTTPVAVYQGVLTIKNANGCERNIPFNFRVKLVPHKPTVSIN; encoded by the coding sequence ATGCCCACGTATTTGCGTGCGCAGGTTGTAGCACAGTGTGAAAATACAAAGCGTACTTACGCAGATTTTCAAGGATCAATCCAATACGGATTTAAGGTGTTGGGCGGGTCGTTAATTATGGGTACTATTTCAGATGCAGGAAACGCTGTTAATGGACAGGTTAAAGATGCATCAACATTAGGTGTTGGACTTGGCCTGGCGGGATTGGCATCTTCCACTCAATTCTTACAATTTAGCGTTGCAGGTGGTTCACCCAGATCAATTCCGGCCAATACTCCTGTTACCATTAAAATTTCACTCCCCACCGAAGTCTTGAGCGTTCTAAGCGGCGTAGAAATAGGGACATTTACAGGTTTACATACTGTTGCTGCTGATTGGCCCTTATTGGGATTGCTAGGTCCAGGTCATGATGCGGGATATGAGGCAACTACTGTTCCGATTTATAACTCTACCAATATAGCTGGTGTAATTAGCGGTTCGGGAGAGGTTGAGATTACACTCACGCCTAACCAGATATATAACGGGATTTATGTTAAGCTTGCCGGCAATTTACTATCGGTAGCTTTATCTACAAAGCTGTTTCATGCCTACATTATGGAAACGACTACTGATAAGATTGATTGTGATGAAGTAATTGATGTTTTATCGGGGGTACAGCCTACTGTTATTGGTGGGGTGTTAAATGCAACCGGAAAGGTAACTGATCCTTTCAATTCAATAGATAGCGATAAAAATAGCTATGCACTGATGGATGTTGGGATCTCGGTATTAAACAAAATATACCTTACGGCAATATTTAATAAGCCTTCTCAGCCGAAAGATTCTGTGAGCATTATAATAGGTAAGCCAGGGGGCGGATTACTTAATCTGAGTTTACTTACTGGGTTTATCATTCAGCCTTATTTAAATGGGGTTAAAGCGGGGGATGCCTTTGATAATACAGGAACTTTCCTAAATCTTCAGCTTTTTCCCGGTTCAACAGATAAATATGTACTGACCTTTCCAATTACCGAGGTTTACGACCGTTTAGAAATCACTACCGGAGGATTAGCAGGTGTGCTGGGTTCACTTCAGATTTACGATATTAAAAGAAAATTGGCTAAACCACGCACATTGATCGATCCTGTGGCTGAGGATGCCAGGGCCATCTGCCAGGGAGAAACCACTACCTTTTCCGTTAACAATCCACAGGCTTGTACAGAATATAAATGGTACGATGCTGAAACAGGAGGCAATTTGTTGTATACCGGAGAAAATTATACTCCTCCATCCTCGCTACTTGCCGGAGATTATAGTTACTATGTGCAAGGTAGCAGAACCTACTGCGTAACAGGGGTTTCTGAAAGACTCCGTGTGAAACTGAAAGTTCATCCACTGCCACCACTCGATGTTTCGGGTACAACAATCTGCAGTGGAGCAACAGCAGCATTATCTGTTAATAACTCCGATATCGCCCAATATACCTACAATTGGTACACCACTGCCAATGGAATTACACCGGTTAACACAGGGGCAACCTACACAACACCTACTCTTAATGCAAACACAACTTATTATGTAGAAGCCATTAATATATTAACAGGCTGTAAGAATGCGGGAGGCCGCAAAGCAGTGTTGGTAAATGTTAAACCTCTTGCTGTTGTAAATCCGATTATTGGCGTAAATACCATCTGTGCTGGAACAACCACAACTTTAACCAATGATAACCCTTTGGGTGTTTGGAGCAGTAGTGATGCAGCCATTGCAACAATAGATGCTACAGGTAAAGTTACTGCAGTGGCTGCCGGTAATACGGTAATTAGTTATACAGTGGCTGATGACGCTACTTATTGTGGTAAAAAAGTAGATTTTCCTTTAACTGTAAATCAACAGCCCAATTTAACATTAGGACCAGATGCGGGTATTTGTGAAGGGTTGACCACAACCAGAATTACTTACACCAATCCTGTTTTTAACCCAATAACCTATAGTATTTCCTGGGCAGGGAATTTATTGCCTGCTGTTCTAAATCAGGCCTTACCTGCAAATGAAATTACCATTACTATACCCTCAACTACTCCTGTTGCAGTGTACCAAGGAGTTTTAACCATTAAAAACGCAAATGGTTGCGAGCGTAATATCCCTTTCAATTTTAGGGTAAAGCTCGTACCGCATAAACCAACAGTATCTATTAACTAA
- a CDS encoding T9SS type B sorting domain-containing protein, protein MMFNRLGIIVFSVLLLSAAACFAQSNNPNTLNLKPGVTVKLRANGTGATSYQWFRNGEPIAGATAQDYVVNSAGKYTVITFSLGGCSSDLSEEMEVVMESVISADVSIVKRSESRPVMNTEVFKYNLLVRNNGLGMATNLQVKDDLPENLTFVSVDPTVVGTASYNEQTKTVSWAIPSLANGSFVELIINVRSMKPGNVVNSATVKIDEIDPDPSNNISVDTKEITGLKIPNVFTPNGDGKNETFFIDRLDLYSENQLTIINRWGSTVYEKKGYLNDWTANGLVDGTYFYVIKVKTASAQWQEFKGYVTVMR, encoded by the coding sequence ATGATGTTTAACAGGTTAGGGATAATTGTGTTCAGTGTGCTGCTGCTTTCTGCAGCGGCATGCTTTGCGCAATCTAACAATCCGAATACGCTTAACCTTAAACCAGGCGTTACCGTTAAACTTAGGGCCAATGGTACAGGTGCTACGTCTTATCAATGGTTCAGAAATGGTGAGCCCATTGCTGGTGCTACTGCACAAGATTATGTAGTTAATTCAGCCGGAAAATATACTGTCATTACTTTTAGTCTGGGTGGCTGTAGCTCAGACCTCTCCGAGGAGATGGAAGTAGTGATGGAGTCGGTTATATCAGCAGATGTTTCTATTGTTAAAAGGTCGGAAAGTAGACCGGTAATGAACACGGAGGTATTCAAATACAATTTATTGGTGCGCAATAACGGGCTGGGCATGGCTACCAACCTGCAGGTAAAAGACGATCTTCCAGAAAATCTAACCTTTGTAAGTGTTGATCCTACTGTTGTTGGTACGGCAAGTTACAACGAACAAACCAAAACAGTTTCCTGGGCTATACCATCACTTGCTAATGGCAGTTTCGTTGAACTAATCATTAATGTAAGGTCAATGAAACCTGGTAATGTTGTAAATAGTGCGACTGTTAAGATTGATGAGATAGATCCCGATCCATCAAACAACATTTCTGTAGATACCAAGGAAATCACAGGGCTTAAAATTCCAAATGTGTTTACGCCAAATGGCGATGGAAAAAATGAAACATTTTTTATCGATCGATTAGACCTTTATAGCGAAAATCAGCTTACCATTATTAATCGCTGGGGAAGTACGGTTTATGAAAAGAAAGGCTATTTAAACGATTGGACAGCGAACGGTTTGGTAGACGGAACTTATTTCTATGTAATTAAGGTGAAAACTGCCAGCGCTCAATGGCAGGAATTTAAAGGCTATGTAACCGTAATGAGATAA